TTTTGTAAGAGTTTGTAAAGATTTTAATATAGGAAGAATCTTATTAAATGAAAACTACAAACTGGCAAGTGAATTAAATGCCCATGGTGTTCATTTGACATCTAAACAGTTTGATGAGATAAAAAATGCAAAAGAGTTAGACCTTTATACTATTATCTCATGTCATAGCTTTACAGATGTAGAAAATGCACAAAAAAAGCATGTTAATGCAGTTACATACTCTCCAATCTTTGATACACCAAATAAGGGTGAACCAAAAGGTATAACAAAGTTAAGAGAAGTAATTAGATCTTATGAAGATTTAGATGTAATTGCCTTAGGTGGAATTGTTAATGAAGACAATTTAAAACTAATTTCAAATACAAGAGCTTATGGTTTTGCATCAATTAGGTATTTTCTTTAGACCTTTTTGAGCTTAACTCCCTTCTCATTTAAATATATAATAAAAGAATAAACCTCATCATTTACTAATATATTTTTAATAGCTTTTTCATAATGGCTTACTTGTTCTATATGCTCTTGCAGTTCATCTCTTGTAGTTTTATAATCAAAGATAAAATATTTACCCTCTTTTTCAACTAATAAATCAATTATCTTTAACTCCCCTTTATAAATTAAAGATTGCTCTTTACTATAATTTGCATTTGAAGTTAAAGCTAAAAACTCTTCATGGGCTATTAATTGAAATACTCTAGCTTTTATGTTTGCTATATCACTCTCATCTAAGTAGTTTGAATATCTATTTTTTACAAGATTTATTGCTAAATGTAAAGATTTCTCATCAAAGTTATTCATCATCTCTAAGCAAAAGTGAGTTGCTATACCAAAATATTTTGCATGAAGAGTATATGCATTATCATTATCCTCTTCTACTTTTATTGGTTTCTCTTGTTTTCCTAAATCTAAAGCTTTATATATTACTTTTTCACTTTTTTCATAATTTTTAGTTTTATTATCACTTTTAATAACCTCACCTAAAGCTGCTATTTTTAAATCAAGTAAATCAAAAACTGATTTTTCTTTCTTTTTAAAGATTATCATATTCTTTTTAGCTCTTGTCATTGCTACATATAAAATATTTAACTCATCTTCAAACTCTAAAGCCTTCTCTTTTTTTAAAGCCTCTTTATACTCTATACTATAGTTATCTAAACCACCAATTTTATAGTAGATATTTTTTAGATTAACATTATCATATTCAAATAATAAATAATCTCTATTTGCTACTTTTTGTTTTATTCTATCTAAGAGTAAAACTGTATGAAACTCTAAACCTTTTGATTTAAATATTGTTAATATTTGTAACCCTACTTGTTCAGAGTTTTCAATTGAAGCATCTAACTCATCTATCTCATAAACAAAATCAACAATATTTTTATAAGAAGAACAAAGTTCTACAAACTTCATAACATTATCATCTGTTACATTTAAAAATTGTGCTATTTTTAAAACTGACTCTTGTACACTTCTATATTTTAAATCTATATTTAACTCAAAAGAACTCTCAGGGGCTTTACCTATAATTGCATTTAAATTCTCTTTATAAATACCTTCTTGAAAATATAGATATTTAATTGCATTAATAATAGCTTTTACATTCTCTTGATTTATAAGTTTTGAAGTCATCTCTGTACTAATTTTAAGACTTGGAAACATCTTTTTTAAATATGAATAAAGATTTAACACATCATCATTTGTATAGGTTAAAATTGCAATATCATTACTATTTACACCCTTTTGCATAAGCTCAGATATTTTCTTAGCGATGTTCTCATATTTCTCTTCACTTAATAAAGCTTCATCTTCAAAAACCTCAACATAACCATCTTTATGAACAGATATTTGGTCATGGTATTCATAAGAGTTCAACTTATTAAAAGCCTGATTTACATAGTTTACCACTTGCTCACAAGACCTATAGTTTGTATTTAAAACCTCAACATTTACCATGGGGTTTGTTTTTAATACATAATCAAAAAGTTCTCTTTTCCCACCTCTAAATCTATAAATAGATTGTTTTGTATCTCCAACATAAAAAAAAGTTTTAAATTCAGAACTTGAAAGTATCTCTTCAATCAAAGGTTTTAATATTTTATATTGTAAAAGTGAAGTATCTTGAAACTCATCTATCAAAATATGAGAGAAGTTAGAATCTAATCTAAAATATAGAAACTCTTTATCAATTTTAGTACTTAATAACTCATAACAAATATTTGAAATATCATCAAAGTGTAAATAATTTTTAGAGCTGTTATATCTTCTTTTGTACTCTTTAAAAAGATTATATAACTCAAACAATCTACTAAGAGAGAAAGCTGACCTAAGTTTATAATAGTTTCCTACTTCCTCTTTTGTTTTAGAAAAAAACTCTTCTAAGAGTTCATTTGAACATTTTTTAAAATATGAGTACTCTTCTGCCCTATCCTTTTCTAACCATTTTTTAGAAATCAACTCTTCAAAGTTTTCATAATCAACTGCTTTTATAGCACTATTTGAAGCATTTGGGCAGTTTAAGATGAACTCTTTTATTTTTAAAGCTTCTTGTAAAGCCTCTTTTTTTTGTATCTCAATTAGGGATAAATCAATATTAACAACATCAATAGTTTCTGCTTTTTCAAACATATTTTTAAAAACTTCAAAAATAGAGTTATATTTTTTATTTTCAAAAAGTGAAAAATCAATCAACTTATCAAACTCTTCTAAAGATAAAGACTCTAAAAACTTGCTACTAAGTTTTTCTACATCATCCTCTTTAATTTCAAAGTCATCATTTATTCCTGCATATCCACTAAACTCTCTTAATATTTTATTTACAAATTTATCAATAGTAAAAATTGAAAGAGCTGCATTACTAAAAAGATTAACTAAATATGATTTTTTTGAAAGAATTTGCTCTTTTGATAATTCAGACTCTAAAGCAATAGCGTTTAAATAGGCTTCATCTTCTCCCAACGAAAGAAGTGTTTTATAAATTCTTTCACTCATTTCATTTGCTGCTTTATTTGTAAAAGTTAAAGTTAGAATCTCTTTAGGAGTTGCACCTTTTAATAATAAAGTTATATATCTTACTGTTAAGGCAAAAGTTTTACCACTTCCTGCACTTGCTTTTAATGCTAAATATTTTTTCATAAAAGAATAATACAAAAATATCATTTAGATTAATTAATAAATATAAGATATTTTATATTTTTACTGTTATAATGTATTTTTAAATTATTATCAGCGAAGAAGAGTTACCAAATGCCAACAAAAAACAAAATCATACTACTTGTAATTTCGATAATCTCTTTTACCTTTTTTCTAATAACTATAGATATGGTTTATAACTTTAGAAATTATGGTATTCAATCTATTGATGATAAAGCAAAAGCAGTTGCTAAAACAATTGAACACTCCTTAACTTCACAAATGGTAAGTGGAGTAATTGATGATAGAGAACTTTTTTTAAGTCAACTAGAAGATATCCCTAATATTGATAAAATTTGGTTAAGCCGAGGTCAAAAAGTTATTGACATGTATGGAAAAGGTTTTAATAATGAAACAGCTAGAGATGAAGTTGATAAAGAAGTATTAAGAACAGGAGAAACTAAAAGAGTTGTTAATGATCAAATCTTTTCTCAAAGTACTTATAGAATTACTATTCCATATAATGCAACAAGCAAAGGCAAAATTAATTGTATGTCATGTCATACAAATGCAAATGAAGGTGATACCTTA
This sequence is a window from Halarcobacter bivalviorum. Protein-coding genes within it:
- a CDS encoding thiamine phosphate synthase, with amino-acid sequence MRDDLISYLITDPKYYSNDVILFEKNLSKILKTKKVDMACFRDKESSNYEELAEVFVRVCKDFNIGRILLNENYKLASELNAHGVHLTSKQFDEIKNAKELDLYTIISCHSFTDVENAQKKHVNAVTYSPIFDTPNKGEPKGITKLREVIRSYEDLDVIALGGIVNEDNLKLISNTRAYGFASIRYFL
- a CDS encoding RecB-like helicase, giving the protein MKKYLALKASAGSGKTFALTVRYITLLLKGATPKEILTLTFTNKAANEMSERIYKTLLSLGEDEAYLNAIALESELSKEQILSKKSYLVNLFSNAALSIFTIDKFVNKILREFSGYAGINDDFEIKEDDVEKLSSKFLESLSLEEFDKLIDFSLFENKKYNSIFEVFKNMFEKAETIDVVNIDLSLIEIQKKEALQEALKIKEFILNCPNASNSAIKAVDYENFEELISKKWLEKDRAEEYSYFKKCSNELLEEFFSKTKEEVGNYYKLRSAFSLSRLFELYNLFKEYKRRYNSSKNYLHFDDISNICYELLSTKIDKEFLYFRLDSNFSHILIDEFQDTSLLQYKILKPLIEEILSSSEFKTFFYVGDTKQSIYRFRGGKRELFDYVLKTNPMVNVEVLNTNYRSCEQVVNYVNQAFNKLNSYEYHDQISVHKDGYVEVFEDEALLSEEKYENIAKKISELMQKGVNSNDIAILTYTNDDVLNLYSYLKKMFPSLKISTEMTSKLINQENVKAIINAIKYLYFQEGIYKENLNAIIGKAPESSFELNIDLKYRSVQESVLKIAQFLNVTDDNVMKFVELCSSYKNIVDFVYEIDELDASIENSEQVGLQILTIFKSKGLEFHTVLLLDRIKQKVANRDYLLFEYDNVNLKNIYYKIGGLDNYSIEYKEALKKEKALEFEDELNILYVAMTRAKKNMIIFKKKEKSVFDLLDLKIAALGEVIKSDNKTKNYEKSEKVIYKALDLGKQEKPIKVEEDNDNAYTLHAKYFGIATHFCLEMMNNFDEKSLHLAINLVKNRYSNYLDESDIANIKARVFQLIAHEEFLALTSNANYSKEQSLIYKGELKIIDLLVEKEGKYFIFDYKTTRDELQEHIEQVSHYEKAIKNILVNDEVYSFIIYLNEKGVKLKKV